From the Chloroflexus aurantiacus J-10-fl genome, one window contains:
- a CDS encoding tripartite tricarboxylate transporter permease, with the protein MDVIGYLLAGFANALTPQYLFLAAIGVTIGTAVGVLPGIGPALTVALLLPLTYNFDPTGALIMFAGIYYGGMYGGSTTSILLNTPGESASVATTFEGFAMAKAGRAGAALATAAIGSFVAGTLSTLLLTFIAPLLARVALLFQPADYFALTVLAFVSVTALVGSSIICGMISLFIGLFFGLIGIDILSGQVRLTFGIVELLDGIDVVVVAVGLFAVGEALYVASQLRHKREEVLSVRSSVWMNRDEWRRSWPAWLRGALIGFPLGALPAGGAEIPTFLSYTVEKRLSRHKDEWGKGAIEGVAGPEAANNAAFSGVLVPLLTLGLPTSATAAILLAAFQIYNLQPGPLLFQRSPDLVWTLIASLYIGNVMLLILNLPLIQIWVKILTIPRPLLYSGILVFGTLGVYSMANSFVDVVLMYVIGVIGFFMRRFRIPVGPAILGLILLPLAESQFRRALAISQGDLSIFITRPLSLGLLLAALAALLLPYVPVIIKRITGKQVQGGRLVFGRGEED; encoded by the coding sequence GTGGACGTTATCGGTTATCTATTGGCCGGGTTCGCCAATGCGCTCACGCCACAATACCTCTTCCTGGCGGCGATTGGCGTCACCATCGGTACAGCAGTCGGTGTGTTGCCGGGCATTGGGCCGGCCCTTACGGTTGCCCTGCTCTTGCCGTTAACCTACAACTTCGACCCAACCGGTGCCCTGATTATGTTTGCCGGTATCTACTACGGCGGGATGTACGGTGGCTCTACCACCTCAATCTTGCTCAACACACCCGGCGAATCGGCATCGGTAGCCACCACCTTTGAAGGGTTTGCAATGGCGAAAGCCGGGCGGGCCGGCGCAGCCCTGGCGACAGCGGCGATTGGCTCGTTCGTGGCCGGCACCCTCTCGACACTCCTCCTCACCTTTATTGCACCACTCCTGGCCCGCGTGGCTCTGCTCTTCCAACCGGCAGATTATTTCGCACTCACCGTGCTGGCCTTTGTCAGTGTTACAGCGCTGGTCGGTTCATCAATCATTTGCGGCATGATCAGCCTCTTCATCGGTCTCTTTTTCGGGCTAATCGGGATCGATATCCTCTCTGGTCAGGTACGCCTGACCTTCGGGATTGTCGAATTGCTGGACGGGATCGATGTGGTAGTGGTTGCCGTTGGTCTTTTTGCCGTAGGAGAAGCGCTCTACGTCGCCTCACAGCTCCGCCATAAACGCGAAGAGGTACTCTCCGTCCGCTCGTCCGTCTGGATGAATCGTGACGAGTGGCGACGCTCGTGGCCGGCATGGCTGCGCGGTGCACTCATTGGCTTTCCGTTGGGAGCCTTACCTGCTGGCGGTGCCGAAATTCCAACCTTCCTCAGTTACACTGTCGAAAAGCGGCTATCTCGCCATAAAGATGAGTGGGGGAAGGGCGCAATTGAGGGTGTGGCCGGACCGGAAGCAGCTAACAATGCCGCCTTTTCGGGAGTACTGGTACCACTGCTAACACTTGGCTTACCAACATCGGCAACCGCAGCAATCTTACTGGCCGCTTTTCAAATCTACAACCTCCAGCCTGGCCCCCTCTTGTTTCAGCGCTCGCCCGATCTGGTCTGGACGCTGATCGCCAGTCTGTACATTGGGAACGTCATGCTGCTGATCTTGAATCTCCCTCTCATTCAAATATGGGTGAAGATTCTCACCATTCCGCGACCACTGCTTTACAGTGGGATTCTGGTCTTTGGCACCCTGGGTGTTTACAGCATGGCGAATAGTTTTGTCGATGTCGTCCTGATGTACGTTATCGGTGTCATCGGCTTCTTCATGCGTCGTTTCCGCATACCGGTCGGCCCGGCGATTCTGGGGCTGATTCTCCTTCCCCTGGCCGAATCGCAATTCCGCCGGGCACTCGCCATCAGCCAGGGCGATCTAAGCATTTTCATCACCCGACCACTCTCGCTCGGCCTTCTGCTGGCCGCCCTGGCAGCCCTGCTTCTGCCCTACGTACCGGTCATCATTAAGCGCATAACCGGCAAACAGGTGCAGGGTGGCCGACTCGTATTTGGGCGGGGTGAAGAGGATTGA
- a CDS encoding tripartite tricarboxylate transporter TctB family protein produces the protein MNAPTRALLSLRLAALAVIGLGGVILSQITQISESAGFTVVGPRVFPTIVGSGCLIFGLLFFLRVTVVPDHDLVAEVAAEEQTTDWPTTLLLLVLLVAYAAVLWPLGYVIATTLFFPLSSRILGSQHLRRDLLIGFLIGLIVYLAFTRLLGVRLPAGILSGLL, from the coding sequence ATGAATGCACCCACACGGGCACTGCTTTCGTTACGGCTGGCCGCATTAGCGGTGATTGGTCTGGGAGGGGTTATCCTCTCCCAGATCACTCAGATAAGCGAAAGTGCGGGGTTCACTGTCGTTGGGCCGCGTGTCTTCCCAACGATTGTTGGCAGTGGTTGTTTGATCTTCGGTCTCCTCTTCTTCCTGCGGGTTACGGTTGTACCAGATCACGATCTGGTGGCTGAAGTAGCTGCCGAGGAACAGACAACCGATTGGCCAACAACGCTATTACTGCTGGTACTGCTGGTCGCCTACGCGGCTGTGTTATGGCCACTCGGATATGTGATTGCCACCACCCTCTTCTTTCCGCTGAGCAGTCGCATATTGGGAAGCCAGCATCTGCGTCGTGATCTATTGATCGGCTTTCTGATCGGCCTCATTGTCTATCTCGCTTTCACCCGTCTCCTTGGTGTTCGCCTGCCCGCCGGTATCCTGAGCGGCTTGCTATAG
- a CDS encoding Bug family tripartite tricarboxylate transporter substrate binding protein, producing MRRVLPVILLIAMLLSACGNQATTSSSFEYPTEAINIMAPASPGGGWDSTARAMQAALAATTGQTVQVYNVSGAGGTIGLAQFVNEAKGKPHELMVGGLVMVGAIQTNKAPVNLSQVTPIALLTAEAEAIVVPADSKYQTLQELIADFKANPTAISWGGGSAGGTDHILVGLIAKAVGVAPANVNYIAYSGGGEATAAILSGAVTAGVSGVSEFAEQVAAGTMRMLAVSSEERIAGIDAPTLKEAGVDVALMNWRAVFGAPDLTPEQRAAVIATIEKMHASKEWQDALSKNGWTDFFRTGDEFSTFLNNEITRIGGVLRDLGLVQ from the coding sequence ATGCGTCGCGTTCTCCCGGTCATTCTGCTCATAGCAATGCTGCTTAGCGCATGTGGCAACCAGGCTACCACTTCCTCTTCGTTTGAGTATCCAACTGAGGCGATTAACATTATGGCGCCGGCCTCCCCCGGCGGTGGTTGGGATAGTACTGCTCGTGCAATGCAGGCGGCACTGGCCGCGACTACCGGTCAGACTGTGCAGGTCTACAACGTGAGCGGCGCCGGCGGTACCATTGGTCTGGCGCAATTTGTGAATGAAGCCAAAGGCAAACCACACGAGTTGATGGTCGGCGGCCTGGTGATGGTTGGGGCAATTCAAACCAACAAAGCACCGGTTAATCTGTCACAGGTCACCCCCATTGCGCTGCTCACTGCCGAAGCAGAGGCAATTGTTGTGCCTGCCGACTCGAAGTATCAGACCCTGCAAGAACTCATCGCTGACTTCAAGGCCAATCCGACAGCCATTTCGTGGGGTGGCGGATCGGCTGGCGGTACCGATCACATTCTGGTTGGTCTGATTGCTAAAGCTGTCGGCGTCGCCCCGGCGAATGTCAACTACATTGCCTATTCGGGTGGTGGTGAAGCGACCGCAGCGATTCTCTCCGGTGCAGTGACAGCCGGTGTATCTGGCGTGTCAGAGTTTGCCGAGCAGGTTGCCGCCGGAACCATGCGTATGCTGGCGGTATCGAGTGAGGAACGGATTGCCGGTATCGATGCACCAACCCTGAAAGAAGCCGGCGTCGATGTCGCATTAATGAACTGGCGCGCCGTGTTTGGTGCTCCCGACCTCACGCCTGAACAGCGGGCTGCCGTTATCGCCACCATCGAGAAGATGCACGCCAGCAAAGAGTGGCAAGACGCGCTTAGCAAAAATGGCTGGACTGACTTCTTCCGCACCGGTGATGAATTCAGCACATTTTTGAATAATGAGATCACTCGTATTGGGGGCGTCCTGCGCGATCTTGGGTTAGTGCAATGA
- a CDS encoding VOC family protein — protein MIAGTIHPATHIGTVALTVTNLERSLAFYQNLIGLRLHQRTAQTAHLGVGGPDLLILYEQPAYRRYRGVCGLYHVAILVPSRYELARALARLFRARYPNAPTDHIMTKATYLDDPDGNGIEIYCESPEDGVFVMNDDIFFARRADGSLSNGREPLDVAALLRLLSPTDDLAAPMAATTSIGHIHLHVADIDVAVDFYHRLIGFDIQGVMRRFQMAMVSAGGYHHHIGLNTWQGEGAPSAPPDALGLQWFSIVVPDQNALAPILARLHDAGITEEAHPAGRLLHDPFHNRIVLTTREQFLASASHSSNLT, from the coding sequence ATGATAGCCGGCACGATTCACCCCGCCACGCATATCGGTACTGTAGCCCTCACCGTCACCAACCTTGAACGCTCACTGGCATTTTATCAAAACCTGATTGGTCTGCGGCTTCATCAGCGTACTGCACAGACGGCTCATCTCGGCGTTGGTGGCCCTGATCTCTTGATCTTGTACGAACAACCGGCATACCGCCGCTACCGTGGCGTCTGCGGGCTGTACCACGTTGCAATTCTCGTTCCAAGCCGCTATGAACTGGCTCGTGCGCTGGCCCGTCTCTTTCGGGCACGTTATCCAAACGCACCAACCGATCACATCATGACCAAAGCCACCTATCTTGACGACCCGGATGGCAATGGGATTGAAATCTATTGCGAGTCGCCAGAGGACGGTGTCTTTGTCATGAACGATGACATCTTTTTTGCCCGTCGTGCAGACGGCAGTCTGAGCAACGGGCGTGAACCACTTGACGTAGCTGCATTATTACGCCTGCTCTCACCCACCGACGATCTTGCCGCTCCTATGGCAGCGACAACCAGTATCGGGCATATTCATTTGCACGTGGCAGATATAGATGTTGCAGTAGACTTCTACCACCGACTGATCGGCTTCGATATTCAGGGCGTAATGCGCCGTTTTCAGATGGCGATGGTCTCAGCCGGTGGCTACCATCACCATATCGGACTGAACACCTGGCAGGGCGAGGGTGCCCCCTCAGCACCACCCGATGCCCTCGGTCTCCAGTGGTTTTCAATTGTTGTGCCCGATCAGAACGCACTGGCACCGATCCTTGCCCGTCTTCACGACGCAGGGATCACCGAAGAAGCACATCCGGCAGGAAGGCTGCTGCATGATCCATTCCACAACCGGATTGTTCTCACCACAAGAGAACAATTCCTGGCAAGTGCGTCGCACAGCAGCAATCTAACCTGA
- a CDS encoding SidA/IucD/PvdA family monooxygenase: MHLDWLIVGGGIHGVHLALVLRERCRIAADRIRIIDPYDHLLARWESCTTACGMRYLRSTVVHHLAPDPYDLLRFARHINADDHHFHGRYQRPSLAIFQAHTQSLIRQYRLSDYTLQGRVCGLRRRSTFWDVETDQGMLSARHVLLAVSCGEQLRWPAWARELRKADAAVYHLYEPTFALDQIAAHSAVAIIGGGISAGHLALNLCRKAQVTLLMRRPIQVAPFDSPPGWMGPKELRRFHAEPDPTRRRAMITAARLPGTMPVELAQSLHAAAQQQQLQIVIDEVHAATIADGAITLQLTHHRLAVTTVILATGFTSERPGHPWLDDAIAYNELPTAPCGYPLIGPALQWAPGLFVSGPLAELEIGPVARNIIGARHAGERLARQYADGS; the protein is encoded by the coding sequence ATGCATCTGGACTGGCTCATTGTCGGTGGCGGCATTCACGGTGTACATCTGGCACTCGTGCTGCGCGAGCGGTGTAGAATCGCCGCCGACCGCATTCGCATTATCGATCCCTACGATCATCTGCTCGCGCGCTGGGAGTCTTGCACAACCGCCTGTGGGATGCGTTATCTTCGCTCAACGGTTGTGCATCACCTCGCGCCTGATCCATACGATCTGCTACGATTTGCTCGACACATCAACGCTGACGATCACCATTTTCATGGTCGGTACCAGCGCCCATCCCTCGCTATCTTTCAGGCTCACACGCAATCGCTCATACGTCAATACCGATTGTCAGACTACACGCTGCAAGGGCGCGTATGCGGTCTGCGGCGGCGATCAACGTTCTGGGATGTGGAAACCGATCAGGGCATGCTCTCAGCACGACATGTGTTGCTGGCAGTGAGTTGTGGTGAACAATTGCGCTGGCCGGCCTGGGCGCGTGAACTACGAAAGGCCGACGCAGCGGTTTATCACCTCTACGAACCGACGTTCGCCCTCGATCAGATCGCCGCGCACAGTGCCGTCGCGATTATCGGGGGCGGGATCAGTGCCGGTCATCTCGCGCTAAACCTTTGCAGAAAAGCGCAGGTAACGTTGCTTATGCGTCGTCCGATCCAGGTCGCCCCGTTCGATAGCCCGCCCGGTTGGATGGGGCCGAAAGAGCTTCGTCGCTTCCACGCCGAACCCGATCCGACCCGACGACGTGCGATGATCACTGCGGCCCGCTTACCAGGAACGATGCCGGTTGAACTGGCCCAGAGTCTGCATGCCGCTGCGCAACAGCAACAACTTCAGATCGTGATTGATGAAGTACACGCCGCCACCATTGCAGATGGTGCGATCACCTTGCAGCTTACGCATCACCGGCTGGCGGTAACAACGGTTATTCTTGCCACCGGCTTCACATCTGAACGTCCCGGTCATCCGTGGCTCGATGATGCCATTGCCTACAACGAATTACCAACCGCGCCGTGCGGCTATCCCCTGATCGGCCCTGCTTTGCAATGGGCACCAGGGCTATTCGTGAGCGGCCCGCTGGCCGAACTCGAGATCGGCCCGGTAGCACGTAACATCATCGGTGCCCGTCACGCCGGTGAGCGATTGGCGCGTCAGTATGCCGATGGGAGCTGA
- the rpmB gene encoding 50S ribosomal protein L28, with translation MSRRCDLTGRSPSFGYNVSFSKRRTNRRWLPNVQKRRIWVPEEQRFVRLKLSAAALREIERKGLLQALRDRGLTLKDVERRSRA, from the coding sequence ATGTCACGTCGTTGTGATTTGACCGGTCGCTCTCCTTCATTTGGATACAACGTCTCATTTTCCAAGCGTCGCACAAATCGACGCTGGCTACCCAATGTCCAGAAACGGCGGATATGGGTACCGGAAGAACAGCGCTTTGTGCGCCTCAAGCTCTCGGCAGCAGCGCTGCGTGAAATCGAGCGGAAAGGTTTATTGCAAGCATTACGTGACCGCGGACTCACCCTAAAAGATGTTGAACGGCGTTCACGCGCATAA
- a CDS encoding SaoD/DsrE family protein gives MKVAYIFATSGHTASYKLGKMILPQLEAGNHGAQVVGMFFFDDNTYLLRAGDPMGERLAKVAAEQGILLMMCDQCALERGLAVGEPGNCRANGTVAGVRVGCFPDLYAALAGNPPDQVITL, from the coding sequence ATGAAAGTTGCCTACATCTTCGCTACATCAGGCCACACCGCCAGCTACAAGCTCGGCAAGATGATTCTGCCACAGTTAGAAGCCGGCAACCACGGTGCCCAAGTTGTCGGAATGTTCTTCTTCGATGACAACACCTACCTGCTGCGGGCAGGTGATCCGATGGGGGAGCGGCTGGCAAAAGTCGCTGCCGAGCAGGGTATCCTCTTGATGATGTGCGACCAATGCGCGCTTGAACGCGGGCTGGCTGTCGGTGAACCGGGAAATTGCCGGGCAAACGGGACCGTGGCCGGCGTGCGGGTGGGATGCTTCCCCGACCTGTATGCTGCTCTGGCCGGTAACCCACCGGATCAGGTGATTACACTCTGA
- the zigA gene encoding zinc metallochaperone GTPase ZigA: MPASQPIPVTVLSGFLGSGKTTLLNHVLTNRAGLRVAVIVNDMSEVNIDAHLIRSGGAALSRTEERLVELTNGCICCTLREDLLIEVARLALAGRFDYLLIESTGIAEPLPIAETFTFPGPDGTSLSEIARLDTMVTVVDAFAFPRDLHSLDELRDRDLAVSGDDERTVVDLLIDQVEFADVIVLNKIDLVSEADLIRLEALLRKLNPEARLIRSVFGQVPLDHILNTGLFSFERAAQMPGWLKELRGEHTPETEEYGISSFVFRARRPFHPQRLWNLLHEEWPGVLRSKGIFWLATRMHQCGIWSQAGASCRIEPGGWWWAAVADQPDDPAEAAALAAIWDDQWGDRRQELVFIGQDLDEAALRKRITSCLLTDEEMRPGPTGWATFTDPFGSWEPVMILDEEDYHR, translated from the coding sequence ATGCCCGCCTCACAACCAATACCCGTTACCGTCCTATCCGGATTTCTCGGTAGCGGCAAGACGACCCTACTCAACCACGTACTGACCAATCGGGCCGGTCTTCGGGTAGCAGTCATCGTCAACGATATGAGCGAGGTCAATATCGATGCGCATTTAATCCGTTCTGGCGGTGCTGCTCTCAGTCGCACAGAGGAACGATTAGTGGAGCTAACGAACGGCTGTATCTGTTGTACCCTCCGCGAGGATTTGCTCATCGAAGTTGCCCGCCTGGCCCTTGCAGGCCGATTCGACTATCTCCTGATCGAGTCGACCGGCATTGCCGAACCCTTACCGATAGCGGAGACGTTTACCTTTCCTGGTCCCGATGGCACATCCCTGAGTGAGATTGCTCGCCTCGACACGATGGTTACGGTCGTTGACGCCTTTGCCTTTCCGCGTGACCTGCATTCGCTAGACGAATTGCGTGACCGTGATCTGGCTGTCAGCGGCGACGACGAGCGAACAGTGGTTGATCTGCTGATCGATCAGGTGGAGTTCGCAGATGTAATTGTCCTGAACAAGATCGATCTGGTGAGTGAAGCCGATCTGATCCGGCTTGAAGCACTCTTGCGCAAACTGAACCCAGAAGCTCGCCTGATCCGCAGCGTGTTTGGACAAGTTCCTCTCGACCACATTCTCAACACCGGACTGTTTAGCTTCGAGCGGGCAGCACAGATGCCGGGCTGGCTCAAGGAATTGCGTGGCGAACACACACCCGAAACGGAAGAATACGGGATTAGCAGCTTCGTCTTCCGTGCCCGGCGACCATTTCATCCGCAGCGATTATGGAACCTGCTCCACGAGGAATGGCCGGGAGTACTGCGCTCGAAGGGTATTTTTTGGCTGGCAACCCGTATGCACCAGTGCGGAATCTGGTCACAAGCCGGTGCTTCCTGCCGCATTGAACCGGGTGGATGGTGGTGGGCAGCGGTAGCCGACCAGCCGGATGATCCCGCCGAAGCAGCGGCACTGGCGGCAATCTGGGACGATCAGTGGGGTGATCGTCGGCAAGAGCTGGTATTTATCGGTCAGGACCTCGATGAAGCAGCCCTGCGAAAACGCATAACATCGTGTTTGTTGACCGATGAGGAGATGAGACCCGGTCCAACCGGCTGGGCAACGTTTACCGATCCATTCGGAAGCTGGGAGCCGGTTATGATCCTGGACGAAGAGGATTACCACCGCTGA
- a CDS encoding aspartate:alanine exchanger family transporter, giving the protein MIDILANNPLLLLFTVSAIGYLIGRINIGGISLGVAAVLFVGLAFGALDQRLRLPDIIYLLGLVIFVYTIGLSSGPGFIASFRRRGLRNNLFVGGVIVVAAGIAVVLRMILGLNSAQTAGLFAGSLTNTPALAAVIEQLSQRGADEVLRTEPVVGYSVAYPVGVLGMILAIYLTRRLWRIDLAQESQQLREFGAVGEHLINCTIRVTNANVDGQSIAELVRANGWNVIFSRRQHDGRIELATGAARLNTGDLISVVGSPEAVAQVTAVLGEPTDEQLMLDRHTLDFRRIFVSNPAVIGVPLRMLNLPSTLGAVITRIRRGDVELLPHGDTVLEPGDRVRVVTQRDNMDRVSAFFGDSYRSLAEIDVVSLGLGTALGMLVGLIPIPLPGGGSFSLGLAGGPLIVALILGWRGRTGPIIWSLPYSANLTLRQVGMTLFLAGIGTRAGYSFFTTITQGNGLFLFIGGALITIPVAILTLFIGYKLLKIPFSLLIGMLAGLQTQPAVLAFANEQAGNEAPNIGYAMVFPTAMVVKIILAQILLG; this is encoded by the coding sequence ATGATCGATATATTAGCCAACAACCCCCTCCTGCTACTCTTTACAGTATCGGCAATCGGCTACCTGATCGGCAGGATCAACATCGGTGGAATCAGTCTTGGAGTAGCAGCCGTACTCTTCGTTGGGCTGGCCTTTGGCGCACTCGATCAACGACTGCGGCTGCCCGACATCATCTACCTGCTCGGTCTGGTCATCTTCGTCTACACGATTGGCCTGAGCAGCGGCCCCGGTTTTATCGCATCCTTTCGCCGACGCGGGCTACGTAACAACCTGTTTGTGGGTGGAGTCATCGTCGTTGCCGCCGGTATTGCTGTCGTGCTGCGCATGATCCTGGGTCTCAACAGCGCGCAAACCGCCGGTCTCTTCGCCGGCAGTCTGACCAACACCCCAGCCCTGGCGGCGGTCATCGAGCAGTTGAGTCAACGAGGCGCAGATGAAGTGCTCCGTACCGAACCGGTGGTCGGCTACTCGGTGGCTTACCCGGTTGGTGTACTCGGCATGATCCTTGCCATCTACCTGACGCGCCGGCTCTGGCGGATCGATCTGGCGCAGGAAAGCCAGCAGCTTCGCGAATTCGGGGCAGTTGGCGAGCACCTGATCAACTGCACTATTCGCGTGACCAACGCCAATGTGGACGGGCAAAGCATTGCCGAACTGGTCAGAGCTAATGGCTGGAACGTCATCTTCAGCCGACGCCAACATGATGGCCGGATCGAGCTGGCTACCGGAGCAGCCCGGCTCAATACCGGTGACCTGATCAGTGTCGTTGGCTCGCCGGAAGCCGTGGCCCAGGTCACGGCTGTACTTGGTGAGCCAACCGACGAGCAACTCATGCTCGACCGTCATACCCTCGACTTCCGGCGTATCTTCGTCTCCAATCCGGCGGTTATTGGAGTGCCACTGCGCATGCTCAACCTGCCCTCCACCCTCGGAGCGGTCATCACCCGCATTCGCCGTGGTGATGTTGAACTCTTACCGCACGGCGATACAGTGCTTGAACCCGGTGATCGGGTGCGTGTTGTCACCCAACGCGACAATATGGATCGGGTCAGCGCCTTCTTCGGCGACTCCTACCGTTCGCTGGCCGAAATTGACGTAGTTTCGCTGGGTTTGGGTACTGCACTCGGCATGCTGGTGGGACTGATCCCTATTCCGCTACCCGGTGGGGGAAGTTTCTCGCTTGGCCTGGCCGGTGGCCCGCTGATTGTCGCCCTCATCCTCGGCTGGCGTGGCCGCACCGGGCCGATTATCTGGAGCCTGCCGTACAGCGCCAATCTCACATTACGCCAGGTTGGCATGACCCTCTTCCTGGCCGGCATTGGCACCCGTGCCGGCTACAGCTTCTTCACCACCATCACCCAGGGCAATGGCCTGTTCCTCTTCATCGGAGGTGCGCTGATCACGATACCGGTTGCCATACTAACCCTCTTTATCGGTTATAAACTGCTCAAGATACCGTTCAGCCTGCTGATCGGGATGCTGGCCGGTCTCCAGACCCAACCGGCAGTGCTGGCGTTCGCCAATGAGCAGGCCGGCAACGAAGCACCTAATATCGGCTACGCGATGGTCTTCCCGACAGCCATGGTTGTGAAGATCATTCTGGCCCAGATTCTGCTTGGATGA
- a CDS encoding metal-sulfur cluster assembly factor encodes MITEDMVRAALKNVVDPEIGLDVVNLGLVYRIDILDGGKTVDIDMTLTTPACPAGPQILEQARREVMALKEVYKELENVKINLVWTPFWNPSMMSEEAREELGFF; translated from the coding sequence ATGATTACTGAAGATATGGTTCGGGCAGCGTTGAAGAATGTGGTCGATCCGGAGATCGGCCTGGATGTCGTCAATCTCGGTCTGGTGTACCGCATTGATATTCTCGATGGCGGCAAGACCGTTGATATTGATATGACCCTGACTACACCGGCCTGTCCGGCAGGGCCGCAGATTCTCGAACAGGCTCGCCGGGAAGTGATGGCGTTGAAAGAAGTCTACAAGGAACTTGAAAACGTCAAAATTAATCTGGTCTGGACGCCGTTCTGGAATCCGTCGATGATGTCAGAAGAGGCGCGGGAAGAGTTAGGGTTCTTCTAA
- a CDS encoding aromatic amino acid hydroxylase → MTTIAPPAMPAYTEEDHLVWATLCARQVPRLDRYACRLFREGFRKLNLDLQRLPDPVQVSERLAAMTGWTLCDAQNEYLNPTEWFEHIAERRFPVTNYIRRMDELDFTPLPDLFHEYIGHLAFFTDQRFADIAQAFGPLYFAGDERQRLEIARLWWYSIEFGLIREDGELRAFGAGLLSSIGELDHAFAPDTPRVPFDIRRVANTPGAAYSMHETYFILEDLEHVAAILRDYAAMEGLPPVQI, encoded by the coding sequence ATGACAACCATTGCTCCGCCCGCGATGCCTGCCTACACTGAAGAAGACCATCTGGTTTGGGCAACACTCTGTGCACGCCAGGTTCCCCGGCTTGATCGGTACGCCTGTCGGCTCTTCCGCGAAGGGTTTCGTAAACTCAATCTCGATTTGCAGCGTCTCCCCGATCCGGTACAGGTAAGCGAACGGCTGGCCGCGATGACCGGCTGGACGTTGTGTGACGCTCAAAACGAGTATCTCAATCCCACCGAATGGTTCGAGCATATCGCCGAACGACGTTTTCCGGTCACCAATTACATTCGGCGCATGGACGAGCTTGATTTCACACCGCTCCCCGATCTGTTCCACGAGTACATCGGTCATCTGGCGTTTTTCACCGATCAGCGGTTTGCCGATATTGCCCAGGCGTTTGGGCCGCTCTACTTTGCCGGCGATGAACGGCAGCGGCTCGAAATTGCCCGTCTCTGGTGGTACAGTATCGAGTTTGGCCTGATCCGCGAAGATGGTGAGTTACGCGCCTTTGGTGCCGGTCTGCTGTCGTCGATTGGTGAACTCGACCACGCCTTCGCCCCCGATACGCCGCGAGTACCCTTCGATATTCGACGGGTTGCCAATACACCAGGGGCGGCCTATTCGATGCATGAAACCTACTTCATCCTTGAGGATTTAGAGCACGTTGCGGCTATTTTGCGCGATTACGCTGCAATGGAAGGACTGCCGCCGGTGCAGATCTGA
- a CDS encoding CAP domain-containing protein produces MANHFPFRRYCVVALMLLIVSTNALAQPVTQTTTTTVFIPMVANPLPPLSSNWLERVNGYRLRAGVPPVTEDATLNSNCFEHARYMAENNHLTHNQDPNRPFASAAGQICAQKGNAWIGGGIVWEPAHAVDGWMRSVGHRIWLLYPTTPTFGFGFYTTSNGNTSAAALDVLSYFNNGDSYPNWPVRYPAPNQTDIPPTQFPITVHWRYFGDTPIVSSTALRVVGGGNLAHSFSTSLPVGHKGIVITPTLSLPPNTLIEVSVNGSYANQPFSYTWQFQTGSGS; encoded by the coding sequence GTGGCAAACCACTTTCCATTCCGTCGGTATTGTGTTGTCGCTCTGATGCTACTCATCGTGTCAACCAACGCCCTGGCTCAACCCGTTACGCAGACAACAACCACCACTGTCTTCATCCCAATGGTCGCCAATCCATTGCCACCACTTTCTAGCAACTGGCTGGAACGGGTGAACGGCTATCGACTACGCGCCGGTGTTCCTCCGGTCACCGAAGATGCTACCCTCAACAGCAATTGCTTTGAACACGCCCGCTATATGGCCGAAAACAATCACCTGACGCATAACCAGGACCCGAACCGTCCTTTCGCTTCCGCTGCCGGCCAGATCTGCGCCCAAAAAGGCAATGCCTGGATTGGAGGAGGTATTGTGTGGGAACCTGCCCACGCCGTTGATGGCTGGATGCGCTCGGTCGGTCACCGGATCTGGCTCCTGTACCCGACGACTCCTACATTCGGTTTCGGCTTCTACACAACCAGTAATGGAAATACAAGCGCGGCAGCACTGGATGTACTATCGTATTTCAACAATGGCGACAGTTACCCCAACTGGCCGGTGCGCTATCCGGCACCGAATCAGACCGACATCCCACCGACGCAATTCCCGATCACCGTACATTGGCGCTACTTCGGCGACACCCCGATTGTCAGCAGCACTGCTTTACGTGTCGTGGGTGGCGGCAATCTCGCGCATAGCTTCTCAACCTCATTACCGGTTGGACACAAGGGGATCGTGATCACGCCAACGCTCAGCCTTCCCCCCAACACATTGATCGAGGTTTCAGTCAACGGATCATACGCAAATCAACCGTTTAGCTACACCTGGCAATTTCAGACGGGAAGTGGGAGTTGA